From the genome of Labrus bergylta chromosome 4, fLabBer1.1, whole genome shotgun sequence, one region includes:
- the ankrd12 gene encoding ankyrin repeat domain-containing protein 12 isoform X3 — MAKPGSDRDGAMVDKQAGKKSKDKLSPFTKTPKLDRSELLGKEGKAKSSMKRKLSFTSSPLRTEERDSDTEKDGPDKKKLKKEAGGKKSQANLLFGYPLSERKQMALLMQMTANSPDSTPSHPSQTTPVQKKVPSSTTSRQKDKVNKRNERGETALHMAAIRGDAKQVKELISLGADVNVKDFAGWTPLHEACNLGYYDVAKVLIAAGAEVNTQGLDDDTPLHDASSSGHKDIVKLLLRHGGNAFQANKRGERPVDVADSQELEQLLKGELPMSDQEDSSSESEDPPSVDPPSVNPSSVDDNMDDSDTEKDSDGKPSTKASSSMPGLDEYEFKDEEEEEDLSKALNDRHILRRELRQREKEEKERNHVAGKQSGKGESTSKSKKQKMPRVHCSSDTSSDEIESLPEKRNSPTCSQSSESLRADTRSKKENAEQKEKGKVKRKSKSQIKNKENQEDGKENSKTLVLSLATVSESTEKGREEDSFKMSFSPKDDSSVHLFHLSSIKSPKLNHSLTDKQTPLKQENTKMCISISDSSCPVDGVKYNHYTEADYCTEGSSTKGYKHKEKSKHQQKDSSVDGDDGHSSPCKDGSIGNSVDSTDGALRKTDVDSKVVKKHKLKHKEKDKHRREYEAERSRHRQKEARKDGHRNLEFDREFWKENFFKSDETDEPLQVKKEGEDNNTLQKSSDSSPVKDERNTKEKHSTSREKRLREEREKDKAVKKERKEAAGKEEKVKDSKPSERDERVDCHGSGRIPEETLQSNSLKEETEEKPISGITADQEQLESSEKGSREKTDKRLPGKEKDSEKMEKRHPDKEKKVKTEHSDKADTQNSVDRWKDKERVGAISSHLPGDKNYKENEKLKSLSLTKKHEDSRRNKDKFDKRSDRERQDREYGCGDHREKERINSDKKGKPLEKAPDHSKSDRSKEKDCDRKRRDKIKDGTSSSSNLKLLLEEKKSYLSESSKSLSAKSKEEVIRTPEKDRERRERDRDSDKHKDKDKDRHKDRSQQAKISKAKANETDADKAKSKASSASRDAKPKEKRLVNDDLMQTSFERMLSLKDQEIEQWHRKHLEKIKQKERERLKQRPLAESIKSKPKDRMKPEPCLSKELMRSKSSEASDAHSRDKPLKEGTSPRTMSLDGKTLPSISAKVMSAVENCLTRSPRPESERFGLISRSVSMVSVASSEDSCQATTLTPRHVEYDSDMNMEASDSQPAFLQSSLVIQATRSPSVHDKDCISLPDVPLGNRMLLPVRHESPYLRAILDEEANSSTEGKAEENLLKSSQLVEEMIPKEISTETEESLSCQQDINSDPDSATEREGSTPQMSNKDPESIILTECSSSQPGLNEQKTASSPDPASTNEIQSLTDNSQVDCSDKDSDQPSISSSSLPTESSALTNTKTLQPWEPLAVAGNECVPQTETSSTDVSDHKVKPLESADRAEQESMDTVSESLRAEDVGSPVPSTSSHIPCSSTGESDSSKTNPESEYSPEDMDVDDKDCAKPTPFTDAAGSCLDDQKESDESRAPVSSLSPEHKTEEMTDVPQSTESDSTAAVSETTDSSPAEGSVATDGFSESRAETSSEPMEVTPADDKPESSSSGEEQSQSTVQSASHTDSSNSCSGSSSPQSGDRDSDSSGAKVKVRSSDEDIDVHVPHPRKRKMPKYSHSQPSCTTQQDKDRGQQSLAAIVDSVKLEEIEPYQTERANPYYEFLHIRKKIEEKRKVLCSVTPQPPQYYDEYVTFNGSYLLDGNPLSKLCIPTITPPPSLPEQLKEMFKQQEVVRMKLRLQHSIEREKLIVSNEQEVLRVHYRAARTLANQTLPFSACTVLLDAEVYNMPQDVQVSQNEDGKTSVRDRFNARQFMSWLQDVDDKFDKLKTCLLMRQQHEAAALNAVQRLEWQLKLQELDPATYKSTSIFEIPEFYIPLVEVNDDFDLTPI; from the exons ATGGCCAAACCTGGGAGCGACAGAGATGGAGCCATGGTGGATAAACAGGCGGGGAAGAAG AGTAAAGACAAGTTGTCCCCTTTCACCAAAACTCCGAAGCTGGACCGGAGTGAGCTGCTGGGGAAGGAAGGGAAAGCAAAGTCTTCTATGAAACGCAAGCTCTCCTTCACCTCAAGTCCGCTCAGGACAGAGGAGCGAGACTCAGACACTG AGAAAGATGGACCAGACAAGAAGAAGCTGAAAAAGGAGGCTGGGGGCAAAAAGTCCCAGGCCAACCTTTTGTTTGGATATCCCCTGTCAGAGCGCAAACAGATGGCTCTCCTCATGCAGATGACTGCCAACAGTCCAG ACTCTACTCCCAGCCATCCCTCTCAAACGACCCCTGTGCAGAAGAAAGTCCCCAGCAGCACCACGTCTCGACAGAAGGACAAGGTCAACAAGAGGAACGAGCGAGGGGAGACTGCCCTTCACATGGCTGCCATCCGGGGAGATGCCAAGCAAGTTAAAGAGCTCATTAGCCTGGGAGCTGATGTTAATGTCAAAGACTTTGCAG GTTGGACTCCTCTCCATGAAGCCTGTAATCTCGGTTACTACGATGTGGCCAAGGTCTTAATTGCAGCAGGTGCAGAGGTGAACACGCAGGGTCTGGATGATGACACGCCGCTTCATGATGCATCAAGCAGCGGGCACAAAGAT ATTGTGAAGCTGCTACTACGCCACGGTGGTAACGCCTTCCAGGCCAACAAGCGCGGTGAGCGCCCAGTGGACGTAGCAGACTCTCAGGAGCTGGAACAGTTATTAAAGGGAGAGTTGCCAATGTCGGACCAAGAGGACAGCTCATCAG agTCTGAAGACCCACCATCTGTCGACCCACCATCTGTCAACCCATCCAGTGTGGACGACAACATGGACGACTCTGATACTGAAAAGGACTCGGATGGTAAACCGTCCACAAAGGCTTCATCGTCCATGCCGGGGCTGGATGAGTATGAGTTCAAGgacgaagaagaggaggaggatctcAGCAAAGCCCTTAATGACAGACATATCCTCCGGAGGGAACTGCGACAGCGggagaaggaggaaaaagaaaggaatCATGTGGCAGGAAAGCAAAGTGGTAAAGGGGAGTCTACCTCAAAGTCCAAAAAGCAGAAGATGCCTCGTGTCCACTGCAGCTCAGACACCTCCAGCGATGAAATTGAGAGCCTTCCAGAGAAGAGAAACTCCCCCACATGTTCTCAGAGCTCAGAGAGCCTGAGGGCTGACACACGGTCAAAAAAGGAGAATGCAGAGCAAAAGGAGAAGGGCAAAGTCAAGAGGAAGAGCAAAAGCCAGattaaaaacaaggaaaacCAAGAGGATGGGAAAGAGAACAGCAAGACTTTGGTCCTCTCTCTCGCAACCGTGTCTGAGAGCACAGAGAAGGGTCGAGAGGAAGACTCCTTCAAGATGTCTTTCAGCCCGAAGGACGACTCGTCCGTCCACCTCTTTCATTTGTCGTCCATAAAATCTCCAAAACTGAACCACAGCCTGACAGATAAACAAACGCCACTCAAACAGGAAAATACTAAGATGTGCATTTCCATCAGTGACAGCTCATGTCCGGTGGACGGTGTCAAATACAACCACTACACAGAGGCAGACTACTGCACTGAAGGCTCGAGTACCAAAGGGTATAAGCACAAGGAAAAGAGCAAACATCAACAGAAAGACTCCAGTGTGGATGGAGACGACGGCCATTCGAGTCCTTGCAAAGACGGCAGCATAGGAAACAGTGTGGACAGCACTGACGGTGCCTTACGGAAGACTGACGTGGATAGTAAAGTAGTAAAGAAGCATAAACTTAAACACAAggagaaagacaaacacaggaGGGAGTACGAGGCAGAGCGGAGCCGCCACAGGCAGAAGGAGGCCAGGAAAGATGGCCACAGGAATTTAGAGTTTGACAGAGAGTTCTGGAAAGAAAATTTTTTCAAAAGTGATGAGACAGATGAGCCTCTGCAAGTTAAAAAAGAAGGTGAAGACAATAACACACTGCAGAAGAGCTCTGATTCCTCCCCTGTCAAAgatgagagaaacacaaaggagaaaCACTCCACTAGCAGGGAAAAGAGACTAAGAGAGGAGCGGGAAAAAGACAAGGCGGTTAAAAAAGAGCGGAAGGAGGCTGCTGGTAAGGAGGAGAAGGTAAAGGATTCAAAGCCGAGTGAGCGTGACGAGCGAGTGGACTGCCACGGCTCAGGGCGGATTCCTGAGGAGACTCTGCAGAGCAACAGCTTGaaagaagagacagaagagaaacCCATAAGTGGGATCACAGCTGATCAAGAACAGCTGGAGTCCTCTGAAAAAGGCTCACGTGAGAAAACTGACAAGAGGCTCCCAGGAAAGGAGAAAGACTCCgaaaaaatggagaaaaggcatcctgacaaagagaaaaaggttAAAACCGAGCACTCGGACAAAGCTGACACACAGAATTCAGTGGATCGTTggaaagataaagaaagagtAGGAGCTATTTCTTCCCACTTGCCTGGAGATAAGAACTACAAAGAGAATgagaagctgaaatctttatccTTAACAAAAAAGCATGAGGACAGCAGGAGAAATAAAGATAAGTTTGACAAACGGTCTGATAGGGAGAGGCAGGACAGAGAATACGGTTGTGGGGATCACAGAGAAAAGGAACGCATAAACTCTGATAAGAAAGGAAAACCTCTGGAGAAGGCCCCTGATCACAGTAAATCGGATCGCTCTAAAGAAAAGGACTGTGACCggaaaagaagagataaaataaaagatggGACTTCTTCAAGCTCCAATCTCAAGTTACTTttggaagagaagaaaagctaTCTGTCCGAGAGCAGCAAGTCCTTATCTGCTAAATCAAAGGAGGAAGTCATAAGAACACCAGAGAAAGATCGTGAGCGCAGGGAACGGGACAGAGATTCAGATAAACACAAGGACAAGGATAAGGACCGGCACAAAGACCGCTCCCAGCAGGCCAAAATCAGCAAGGCCAAAGCCAATGAAACGGATGCAGACAAGGCCAAATCAAAAGCCTCTTCAGCATCACGGGATGCCAAGCCTAAAGAGAAACGGCTTGTGAATGATGACTTGATGCAGACCAGCTTTGAGCGCATGCTCAGCCTGAAGGACCAGGAGATTGAGCAGTGGCATCGCAAACACCTGgagaaaatcaaacaaaaagagcGGGAAAGGCTCAAACAGCGGCCTCTTGCAGAGTCTATAAAGTCCAAGCCTAAAGACAGAATGAAGCCTGAACCGTGCCTGAGTAAAGAGCTCATGCGCTCAAAAAGCTCTGAAGCCTCGGATGCCCACAGCAGAGATAAACCACTGAAGGAAGGCACAAGTCCCAGAACAATGTCCCTTGATGGAAAGACTCTGCCCTCTATCAGCGCAAAGGTCATGTCCGCTGTGGAAAACTGTCTGACCAGATCCCCCAGACCAGAGAGTGAACGCTTTGGCCTCATATCGCGGTCCGTGTCGATGGTTTCTGTTGCTAGCTCTGAGGATTCATGTCAGGCAACGACATTAACACCCAGACACGTTGAATACGACTCTGACATGAACATGGAAGCTTCGGACTCCCAACCTGCATTCCTCCAGTCTTCCCTCGTCATTCAGGCCACCAGATCGCCATCAGTTCACGACAAAGATTGCATCAGTCTTCCAGATGTGCCGCTAGGTAATAGGATGCTGCTGCCCGTAAGACATGAATCTCCGTACCTCAGGGCTATTCTGGACGAGGAGGCAAATTCATCGACTGAAGGCAAAGCTGAAGAAAATCTGCTGAAATCTAGCCAACTTGTGGAGGAGATGATACCAAAAGAGATCTCAACGGAAACAGAGGAGAGCCTTAGTTGTCAACAAGATATCAATTCAGACCCTGATTCGGCCACGGAGAGAGAAGGGAGCACGCCACAAATGTCAAACAAAGACCCCGAGAGTATAATCCTGACAGAGTGTAGCAGCTCTCAACCTGGGTTGAATGAGCAGAAAACGGCTTCCTCTCCTGATCCTGCTTCTACCAATGAAATCCAGAGTCTGACAGACAACTCACAGGTCGACTGTAGTGACAAGGATTCTGATCAACCATCcatctcttcatcttctctacCCACTGAGTCGTCAGCgctcacaaatacaaaaacccTCCAGCCATGGGAACCTCTGGCTGTTGCTGGAAATGAGTGTGTGCCGCAAACAGAAACAAGTAGCACAGATGTTTCTGACCATAAAGTCAAACCTCTGGAGAGTGCTGATAGAGCAGAACAAGAGAGTATGGACACTGTTTCAGAAAGCTTGAGAGCAGAGGACGTAGGCAGTCCTGTACCCTCCACCAGTTCTCACATTCCCTGCTCCTCTACAGGGGAGTCAGACTCCAGCAAAACAAACCCTGAGTCTGAATATTCTCCTGAGGACATGGATGTAGATGACAAAGACTGTGCAAAACCAACTCCTTTCACTGACGCTGCAGGTTCATGCCTCGATGATCAGAAGGAGAGTGATGAAAGTAGGGCTCCTGTTTCTTCACTCAGTCCTGAACACAAGACTGAGGAGATGACTGATGTCCCACAGAGCACAGAGAGTGACAgcactgctgctgtttctgaAACAACAGACAGTTCTCCAGCTGAAGGCAGCGTGGCCACTGACGGATTTTCCGAATCCAGAGCCGAGACCAGCTCAGAGCCGATGGAGGTCACCCCTGCCGATGATAAACCAGAGTCCTCTTCATCTGGAGAAGAGCAGAGTCAAAGCACCGTCCAATCAGCTTCTCACACTGACTCCAGCAACAGCTGCTCGGGGAGCTCCTCCCCACAATCTGGGGATCGGGATTCCGATTCATCGGGGGCTAAAGTCAAAGTTCGCTCATCAGACGAGGATATTGATGTCCACGTGCCCCATCCACGAAAGAGAAAGATGCCCAAATATTCACACTCCCAGCCGAGCTGTACGACTCAGCAGGACAAGGACAGAGGGCAGCAGTCTCTGGCTGCTATAGTCGACTCTGTGAAGCTGGAAGAGATTGAACCATACCAGACGGAGAGGGCCAACCCATACTACGAGTTCCTGCACATCAGGAAGAAGATCGAGGAGAAACGCAAAGTGTTGTGCAGCGTCACACCTCAGCCACCGCAGTATTATGacgaatatgtgacctttaatggaTCCTACCTCTTGGATGGGAACCCGCTCAGCAAACTCTGTATACCAACA ATAACTCCACCTCCTTCATTACCCGAGCAGCTGAAAGAGATGTTTAAACAACAAGAGGTGGTCCGGATGAAACTACGACTTCAGCACAGCATTGAGAGG GAAAAGCTGATTGTCTCAAACGAACAGGAGGTCTTAAGAGTCCATTACAGAGCAGCAAGAACACTGGCCAATCAGACTCTGCCTTTCAGTGCCTGTACAGTTTTATTGGATGCTGAAGTGTACAACATGCCTCAAGACGTCCAGGTAAGCCAG AATGAAGATGGCAAAACATCTGTGAGAGACCGATTCAACGCCCGGCAGTTCATGTCCTGGTTACAAGATGTTGATGACAAGTTTGATAAGCTGAAG ACATGTCTTCTGATGAGACAGCAGCACGAGGCGGCCGCCCTGAACGCCGTGCAGCGCCTGGAGTGGCAGCTCAAACTGCAGGAGCTCGACCCGGCCACCTACAAGTCCACCAGCATCTTCGAGATCCCCGAGTTCTACATCCCGCTCGTGGAGGTCAACGACGACTTTGACCTCACCCCCATATGA